TTCATAAGCTTTTATTCCTAGTTCTTTTGCTTTTGTCTTTATAGTCTCCCAGTTATTATAAAGTGCCTTTCCTCCCTTTATTAAAGCTCCAATAGGACCCAATAAAAACCAATATTTATCTATTAGTTCACTTACTTTATCTCTTAGTTGCCCTGCTTTTTCTTTAACTGTATCCCAGTTTTTATACAAAGCATATCCAGCAACTACTAAAGCTATTATCCCTGCTATTGCAAGTCCAACTGGATTAGTAAATGCTGCCATACATACTCTTCCTACACTACCTATTGCTCCAAATATATATTTACCTCCAGCTACTATTCCTCTACCTAAGTATCTAGAAAATTTTATCCCCATAGTTCCTATATTTTTTGAAAATTTTAATAATGCCCCACTTGCTCTTTGTGTTTTTCCCAATAAATCTTTTTCTATAACAAATCCTGAAAATTTTACTAAACCTGCATATCCTTTAATTGCTATCCCAGTTATTTTTAATGCACCACCTAATGCGTACATTACCCCTGTTCCTCTAATAAATAATTTAACTAGTCTTTTAAATCTTTCAGGATCTTCTTGAATAAAATTTCTTAGTCTTTCGAGTAACTCTTTAGTATATTTTGCTCCTTCTTTTATTAATGGTAATAATTCTGTTCCTAGATCAGCCTTTAAAACGTCAAATTCTGTCTTTATAACTTGTAGTTGATTGGCGGTTGTATTCTTTTGTATCTCCGCCTCTTTTTCTGAAGCACCTTCATAGATATTTTTATCTTTAATTAAACTACTGTTCTTTTTATATTTTTCAAATGAACCCATTAAATTTGCAGCTGCAACTTTACCTTCTTCTCCAAACAACATTGATAATACAGCACCTTGTTCGTGATCTTTTACTTTACTCAGTCGATTAAAAACTATTTCTAATGCTTTTTCAGGATTTGCTTTTGCAGATTTTGCTAACTTTACTGGGTCTAGTCCTAATTTTTGTAATGCTTGCTGTTCCCGTTCAGTCGTTGCAAAACCTTTATTTAGTATAGTTAATAGTTTTTTAGTCCCAGTTGCAGCAACTTCTGGAGCCATACCCATTTCCATTAATGTTGCTCCCAGTGCAGCGGTTTGAGCTGTAGTCATTCCAATTATTTTAGGCATATTTCCCATTCTTGTTATATATTCACTTATTTTTTTTTCAGAAGCTCCAGTATTATTTCCTAGAACATTTATTTGATCTGATAATTCTTTTAACTGATCTAAATTCATATTAAAAGTATTTTTCCATGCAAACATATACTCACTTGCTTCTTCACGCCCCATATTAAATGCCATAGCCATATTTGCAGCCGATTCAATATAACTTATCGCTTCATCTTTATTCAATCCAGATTGACCAGCATTTGCAGCCATACCATATAGTTCTTCCAAACTAACTGCTATTTTTTTTTCAGAAACTAAATTTAAAAGATCTTTTTTAAAGTTATCTTCATCTTTCTTATCGTTAAAATCAAACTGTTTCTTCACTCCAGCAAAAGCACTTTCTGCTTTTATTGCTGTATCCAGTGTTTGATAAGCTATTCCAGTTGCAGCAGCTCCTGTCACTAATGGAATATTACCAGCTTTAGAAATATTATCTCCTCTAGTTTTTAGCCCTTCTGCTTTTATATATAGTTTTTTAGCTTTCTCTAAATTCTGCATTTT
The genomic region above belongs to Fusobacterium sp. DD2 and contains:
- a CDS encoding phage tail tape measure protein, encoding MSAKQFAISFGIGASLSSTFSKNIQASKDGLAKIEERIDKVRQAKMKLDGLEKTKLMAKENKSELKYTESQLGKLKQKLTETNEYGKKLNTTYKNLEKEAINLTSQKKILEKKLKDLTKQIGKNTEKNEVLEKEYKKLKEESIKVTEKLKPLQNNLDKAKEKLQGNNKASQDLRNQQLKLEDTIERLRDRNKQHTETIKEVTENLKKQNIVAKDTSKVYTELERKMQNLEKAKKLYIKAEGLKTRGDNISKAGNIPLVTGAAATGIAYQTLDTAIKAESAFAGVKKQFDFNDKKDEDNFKKDLLNLVSEKKIAVSLEELYGMAANAGQSGLNKDEAISYIESAANMAMAFNMGREEASEYMFAWKNTFNMNLDQLKELSDQINVLGNNTGASEKKISEYITRMGNMPKIIGMTTAQTAALGATLMEMGMAPEVAATGTKKLLTILNKGFATTEREQQALQKLGLDPVKLAKSAKANPEKALEIVFNRLSKVKDHEQGAVLSMLFGEEGKVAAANLMGSFEKYKKNSSLIKDKNIYEGASEKEAEIQKNTTANQLQVIKTEFDVLKADLGTELLPLIKEGAKYTKELLERLRNFIQEDPERFKRLVKLFIRGTGVMYALGGALKITGIAIKGYAGLVKFSGFVIEKDLLGKTQRASGALLKFSKNIGTMGIKFSRYLGRGIVAGGKYIFGAIGSVGRVCMAAFTNPVGLAIAGIIALVVAGYALYKNWDTVKEKAGQLRDKVSELIDKYWFLLGPIGALIKGGKALYNNWETIKTKAKELGIKAYELADKYWYLLGPLGSIFKAGQLLYKNFDDIKVKAIELKDKLIDFVTSSIENWDVFKEKTMNILRIPFDWLDEKIQSLKDKFSGIIDIYNEVKDFNIGGKISSGINWVKDKIPGFANGGIVNGPTLAMVGEGNYPESIIPHDGSVRSLNLWEQTGKLLGLKSSDSAPGTININYAPVINAQNKEELQSILTKDKYDFYKHFEECMKKYERENFRKGYGR